Proteins found in one Bremerella volcania genomic segment:
- a CDS encoding YihY/virulence factor BrkB family protein gives MFSEAPEKSASQSVMLEPWKKFCSRFFVRWIENDHSTSAAAIAFYVIFSLAPILVFSIAIAGEVLDSNENARAEAISFLNNSLGGMKNNEGVTYGEQIVQQVRITAFRDGSMFRTVTLCVIAVWSASATFVQLRNALNRINGFAAETVREGVIAVLLGRVRATVFSIGVGLLLAVATLLSAWSHTVFVKTPLLGFINPGKPDWLPTMAISWLTVLAIFFAMLRFLPMRRPPWREVLCGSIIGTILFQLGKYLLIPLANENVVAEAYVASSVLVVTVMWIFLSTHVLLFAAEIGHMLFAPATTPFEKYKPKPED, from the coding sequence ATGTTTAGCGAAGCACCAGAAAAATCCGCCTCCCAATCCGTCATGCTCGAGCCGTGGAAAAAATTTTGTTCTCGATTCTTCGTCCGCTGGATCGAGAACGATCATTCCACGTCGGCGGCCGCGATCGCGTTTTACGTGATTTTTTCGCTGGCTCCGATTTTGGTCTTCTCGATTGCGATCGCTGGCGAGGTTCTCGACAGCAACGAAAATGCCCGGGCCGAAGCAATCTCGTTTCTCAATAACAGCCTGGGGGGCATGAAAAACAACGAGGGGGTGACCTACGGAGAGCAGATCGTACAACAGGTGCGGATCACGGCGTTTCGAGACGGCTCGATGTTTCGCACGGTTACGCTGTGCGTGATTGCCGTCTGGAGTGCTTCGGCGACCTTCGTCCAGCTTCGCAACGCACTAAACCGCATCAACGGCTTCGCGGCGGAAACGGTCCGCGAAGGAGTGATCGCCGTGCTTTTGGGGCGGGTGCGCGCGACCGTGTTTTCGATCGGTGTGGGGCTGCTTCTCGCGGTGGCGACGCTGCTGAGTGCGTGGTCGCATACCGTCTTCGTGAAGACGCCCCTGCTAGGCTTCATTAACCCCGGCAAGCCCGATTGGCTGCCGACGATGGCCATCTCGTGGCTGACGGTACTGGCGATTTTCTTCGCCATGCTCCGCTTTTTGCCGATGCGACGGCCACCCTGGCGGGAAGTGCTGTGCGGCTCGATCATTGGCACCATCCTGTTTCAACTGGGCAAGTACCTGTTGATCCCCCTGGCCAACGAAAACGTCGTGGCCGAGGCCTACGTCGCCAGTAGCGTGCTGGTGGTGACCGTGATGTGGATCTTCCTGTCGACGCACGTGCTGCTGTTCGCCGCCGAGATCGGGCACATGCTGTTCGCCCCGGCGACGACGCCGTTCGAGAAATACAAGCCGAAGCCCGAAGACTAG
- a CDS encoding aminotransferase-like domain-containing protein — translation MKSAPKSDVSTGEDENTLYYQLADKLRRLIQSGAFEPGEKLPSIRRLSEEHRVSLNTAKSALALLEDWRTIEVRPQSGHYVRRPPEELPKLSTTKPNGEACVIQTNIPTRMNAAIGSGAEPTLGAAVQSTQLMPLAVLNKSYQKVMRDLPDACFGYDGVPGHETLRKSIAKRGTEAGYVVSPDDIVITSGAKEAVYLSIKCVAPPGSIVAIESPAYYALLEVLQSLGLKAVEVACDPETGIQLDHLDHVLGKYDISACTIVSNFSNPTGSLMPEENKKRLVEILNRYQVPLVEDDVYGDLSFRSPRPRAVKAYDTQGRILYCGSFSKTLSPGLRLGWCIPGRYLQQFQLMKLVVNQCTSVAPQLVAAEILETGAYDRHLRKVRAQFAEQMDDALRAVRNCFPEGVRASRPSGGHVLWIEMPRHVDAMKMYHTLSEEGIQFAPGPIFSPSGAFKNFIRINTGFPWSPFLHRQVERMGQYIRTGK, via the coding sequence ATGAAATCGGCCCCCAAATCAGACGTTTCAACCGGCGAGGACGAGAACACGCTCTACTACCAATTGGCGGACAAGCTGCGCCGGTTGATTCAGTCCGGCGCGTTCGAACCAGGCGAAAAGCTGCCGTCGATCCGCCGACTGAGCGAAGAGCATCGCGTCAGCTTGAATACCGCTAAAAGCGCGCTGGCACTGCTCGAGGACTGGCGAACGATCGAGGTCCGTCCTCAATCAGGCCATTACGTACGTCGTCCGCCGGAGGAGTTGCCGAAGCTTTCGACGACTAAGCCCAACGGCGAAGCGTGCGTTATTCAAACGAACATTCCGACCCGCATGAACGCCGCGATTGGCTCGGGGGCGGAACCGACGCTGGGTGCCGCCGTTCAGTCGACCCAACTGATGCCGCTGGCTGTGCTGAACAAGTCGTATCAAAAGGTGATGCGAGACTTGCCCGATGCCTGTTTTGGCTACGACGGCGTGCCAGGGCACGAGACGCTTCGCAAGTCGATCGCCAAGCGCGGTACCGAGGCAGGCTACGTCGTCAGCCCCGACGATATCGTCATCACCAGCGGGGCCAAGGAAGCCGTTTATCTCTCGATCAAATGCGTGGCCCCGCCTGGCAGCATCGTGGCGATCGAATCGCCAGCGTATTACGCCCTGCTGGAAGTGCTGCAATCGCTGGGGCTCAAAGCGGTCGAAGTGGCCTGCGATCCGGAGACGGGCATTCAGCTCGACCATCTCGACCATGTGCTGGGTAAGTACGACATCTCGGCCTGCACGATCGTTTCCAACTTCTCGAACCCGACCGGCAGTTTGATGCCGGAAGAGAATAAGAAACGGCTGGTCGAAATCTTGAACCGGTATCAGGTTCCCCTGGTGGAAGACGACGTCTACGGCGATCTGTCGTTCCGGTCTCCTCGGCCGCGAGCCGTCAAGGCGTACGACACCCAGGGACGTATCCTTTACTGCGGCAGTTTCAGCAAAACGCTTTCGCCAGGGCTGCGACTGGGGTGGTGCATTCCGGGGCGGTATCTGCAGCAGTTCCAGTTGATGAAGCTGGTCGTCAATCAGTGCACGTCAGTCGCTCCGCAGCTGGTGGCGGCCGAGATCCTCGAAACCGGGGCCTACGATCGCCACTTGCGGAAAGTCCGTGCCCAGTTTGCCGAGCAGATGGACGACGCACTGCGGGCCGTGCGAAATTGTTTTCCCGAAGGGGTCCGGGCCTCGCGCCCATCCGGCGGTCACGTTCTGTGGATCGAAATGCCGCGGCATGTCGACGCCATGAAGATGTACCACACGCTAAGCGAGGAAGGGATTCAGTTCGCCCCAGGACCGATCTTTTCTCCCAGTGGCGCGTTTAAAAACTTCATTCGCATCAACACCGGGTTCCCGTGGTCGCCGTTTTTGCATCGCCAGGTCGAACGGATGGGGCAATACATTCGCACGGGCAAGTAG
- the metE gene encoding 5-methyltetrahydropteroyltriglutamate--homocysteine S-methyltransferase yields MAIATNLGFPRIGGRRELKWLLEKYWKGTIGADDLLTGAHKIRETNWKSQAEAGIDQLPVGDFSLYDHVLDWALRVGAVPAAYQTPQLVSELDRYFAMARGTQKGADLPALEMTKWFNTNYHYIVPEWSADQAFELNADAFLAEITAAQTVSKEVRPVVLGPVSLLLLGKLKGSSASPLVLLDKLLPVYQQLLAKLNEAGVKWVQWDEPILALDLDGDVQAALKHSLESLSQSRGSVKLVLTSYFESLRENLPLAFSLLVDAVHLDLVYGPEQLPAALRHIRPEQFLSLGLVDGRNVWKTDLAKALELAETAAAAIGKDRLLIAGSCSLLHSPVDLAHEAELDSEVKSWLAFARQKLDEIVILTRAINEGQASVARQLHENAAAMEARRTSRRTHDPLVRDRQKAISPESLRRQADYAARKTQQQERLNLPLLPTTTIGSFPQTSEVRQARAAYRKGDLAADEYQKFLQTETQKCIARQESLGIDVLVHGEFERNDMVEYFGEQLEGFVVSKNGWVQSYGSRCVKPPIIFGDVHRPRAMTVEMTRYAQSLTSRPVKGMLTGPVTILFWSFIRDDQPRRDTCQQIALAIRDEAADLEAAGISVIQIDEPALREGLPLRKADQASYLQWAVEAFRLASSGVANQTQIHTHMCYCEFNEILPSIAALDADVISIETSRSKMELLDGFGSFQYPNEIGPGVYDIHSPRVPATSEMVGLLKKAVDVIPAQRLWVNPDCGLKTRGWVEVEAALQSMVEAAREVRSLLA; encoded by the coding sequence ATGGCGATTGCAACCAACCTCGGATTTCCCCGCATCGGAGGCCGGCGGGAGCTGAAATGGCTGCTGGAGAAGTACTGGAAAGGGACCATCGGAGCGGATGACCTGTTGACCGGAGCCCATAAGATCCGAGAAACCAACTGGAAAAGCCAGGCCGAGGCAGGCATCGATCAGCTTCCCGTTGGCGACTTCTCGCTTTACGACCACGTCCTCGACTGGGCCCTCCGCGTTGGCGCGGTACCGGCCGCCTATCAAACGCCGCAGCTGGTCAGCGAACTGGATCGCTACTTCGCGATGGCCCGCGGTACGCAGAAAGGGGCCGACCTGCCGGCCCTGGAAATGACCAAGTGGTTCAACACCAACTACCACTACATCGTCCCGGAATGGTCCGCCGATCAGGCATTCGAGCTGAACGCCGATGCATTTCTGGCCGAGATCACCGCTGCTCAAACCGTTTCCAAAGAGGTCCGCCCCGTGGTGCTGGGCCCGGTCAGTTTGCTGCTGCTGGGTAAGCTCAAGGGAAGCAGTGCGTCGCCGCTGGTGCTGCTCGATAAGCTTCTGCCGGTCTATCAACAGCTTCTGGCGAAGCTCAACGAAGCAGGCGTGAAGTGGGTTCAATGGGACGAACCGATCCTGGCACTTGATCTGGACGGCGACGTTCAAGCGGCCCTGAAGCACAGCCTGGAGTCCCTCTCCCAGTCGCGCGGTTCGGTGAAGCTCGTTCTGACCAGCTACTTCGAGTCGCTGCGCGAGAACCTTCCGTTGGCGTTCTCGCTGCTAGTCGATGCGGTGCATCTCGACCTGGTCTATGGACCCGAGCAACTGCCCGCCGCGCTCAGGCACATCCGACCGGAGCAGTTCCTTTCGCTCGGCCTGGTCGATGGACGCAACGTTTGGAAGACCGACCTGGCCAAGGCACTTGAACTAGCCGAAACAGCCGCCGCTGCGATCGGTAAGGATCGACTGCTGATTGCTGGAAGCTGCTCGCTGCTGCATAGCCCGGTCGACCTGGCGCACGAGGCCGAACTCGACAGCGAAGTCAAATCGTGGCTGGCCTTCGCCCGGCAGAAGCTGGACGAGATTGTGATCCTCACAAGAGCGATTAACGAAGGCCAGGCATCGGTCGCCCGGCAACTGCACGAGAACGCGGCCGCGATGGAAGCCAGACGGACCTCGCGTCGCACGCACGATCCGTTGGTACGGGATCGCCAGAAGGCCATTTCGCCTGAGAGCCTGCGTCGCCAGGCCGACTATGCGGCCCGCAAAACACAGCAGCAGGAACGCTTGAACCTTCCGTTGCTCCCCACTACGACGATCGGCTCGTTCCCGCAAACCAGCGAAGTTCGCCAGGCCCGGGCTGCCTATCGCAAAGGGGACTTAGCCGCGGACGAGTATCAAAAGTTCCTGCAAACCGAGACGCAGAAGTGCATTGCCCGGCAAGAGTCGTTGGGGATCGACGTGCTGGTTCACGGCGAGTTCGAGCGGAACGACATGGTCGAATACTTCGGCGAGCAGCTCGAAGGATTCGTCGTCTCGAAGAACGGCTGGGTGCAGAGCTACGGTTCGCGCTGCGTGAAACCGCCGATCATTTTCGGCGACGTCCATCGTCCCCGCGCGATGACCGTCGAGATGACCAGGTACGCTCAGTCGCTGACCTCGCGGCCGGTGAAAGGGATGCTCACGGGACCGGTGACCATCCTGTTCTGGTCGTTCATTCGCGACGATCAACCGCGGCGCGATACGTGCCAGCAGATCGCTTTGGCGATTCGCGACGAAGCGGCCGATCTCGAGGCAGCTGGCATCAGCGTGATTCAGATCGACGAGCCAGCCCTTCGCGAGGGGCTGCCGCTGCGAAAGGCCGATCAAGCGTCGTACCTTCAATGGGCGGTCGAGGCGTTTCGCCTGGCCTCGAGTGGGGTGGCCAACCAGACGCAGATCCACACGCACATGTGCTACTGCGAGTTCAACGAGATCCTCCCGTCGATCGCGGCCCTGGATGCCGACGTGATCTCGATCGAGACGAGTCGCTCGAAAATGGAACTCTTGGATGGGTTCGGCAGTTTCCAGTACCCCAACGAAATCGGCCCTGGCGTCTACGACATCCACTCCCCAAGAGTGCCAGCCACCAGCGAGATGGTCGGCCTGCTGAAGAAGGCAGTCGACGTCATTCCGGCTCAGCGTTTGTGGGTGAACCCTGACTGCGGCCTAAAGACTCGCGGGTGGGTCGAAGTGGAAGCGGCGCTGCAGTCGATGGTGGAAGCGGCCCGCGAGGTGCGTTCGCTACTGGCGTAG
- a CDS encoding Dabb family protein — MKFPGMELRSLSLCCALLMVGAFSMTAMVQAEDKDAGDSARKLRHVVIFKFKESAKAEDIEKVEKAFAALPKKIPVIKDYEWGTNNSPEMLDKGFTHCFLVTFASEEDRAAYLPHPAHQKFVSILRPHLDEAFVIDYWAQ; from the coding sequence ATGAAGTTTCCCGGTATGGAACTCCGCTCTTTGTCTCTGTGTTGCGCCCTGCTGATGGTGGGCGCGTTTTCGATGACTGCCATGGTTCAAGCTGAAGATAAAGATGCCGGTGATTCGGCCCGCAAGCTTCGTCATGTGGTGATTTTCAAGTTCAAGGAATCGGCCAAGGCGGAAGATATCGAGAAGGTCGAAAAGGCTTTCGCGGCCCTGCCGAAGAAGATTCCGGTCATCAAGGATTACGAGTGGGGCACCAACAACAGCCCTGAAATGCTCGACAAAGGCTTCACTCACTGCTTTTTGGTAACGTTCGCCAGCGAAGAAGACCGTGCGGCTTATCTTCCGCACCCGGCCCACCAGAAGTTCGTTTCGATCCTGCGTCCACACTTGGACGAAGCGTTCGTCATCGATTACTGGGCCCAGTAA